Genomic segment of Mycolicibacterium psychrotolerans:
CCGCACAGTCGGGGCAGCACCAGTCGTCGGGGATGTCGTCCCACGCCGTTCCTGCCGGAAACCCTTCGCGCGGAGCGCCTTTGGCTTCGTCATAGACGTAGTCGCAGCCGGGGCAGCGATAGGCGCTCACGCGCTGTCTCCATACTTGGCCAGCACCTTGTCACGCACCCGCGGATGGATGTTCACCCGGGTGATGTCGCCGTCGTAGTGGTCGAGCACCCGGTGGTCCATCACCTTGCGCCACAGCGGCGGGAAGTACGTCAGCCCGATCATCGACGCGTAGCCGCTGGGCAGGTTCGGCGCACCCTTCATGCTGCGCAACGTCTGGTAGCGCCGGGTCGGATTGGCGTGGTGATCACTGTGCCGCTGCAGGTGATACAGGAACAGGTTGGTCACGATGTGGTCGGAGTTCCAGCTGTGCACCGGGGCGCAGCGTTCGTAGCGGCCGTTCTCGTTCTTCTGCCGCAGCAGCCCGTAGTGCTCGAGGTAGTTCACCGTCTCCAGCAGGCTGAAACCGAACACTGCGGAGATCAGGATGTAGGGAATCAGCCCGACGCCGAACACGGCGATCAGGATGCCGTAGAACACCACCGACATCGCCCACGCATTGAGCACGTCGTTGGACCAGTGCCACTTACTCTTGCCGGCGCGCTCGAGCCGCTTGGCCTCCAACTCCCAGGCCGAGCGCAGGCTGCCGAAGACGCTGCGGGGCAGGAACTCCCAGAACGTCTCGCCGAACCGCGCACTCGCCGGATCCTCCGGGGTCGCGAC
This window contains:
- a CDS encoding rubredoxin, producing the protein MSAYRCPGCDYVYDEAKGAPREGFPAGTAWDDIPDDWCCPDCAVREKVDFEPMGVNQ
- a CDS encoding alkane 1-monooxygenase, with translation MGLIAPTALFVMLPLVWAFNHWGWHGAAQVPLWIGPILLYILLPTLDLKFGPDGQNPPDEVMERLENDKYYRYCTYIYIPFQYASVILGAYLFTASDLSWLGFDGALPWPAKIGVALSVGVLGGVGINTAHEMGHKKDSLERWLSKITLAQTFYGHFYIEHNRGHHVRVATPEDPASARFGETFWEFLPRSVFGSLRSAWELEAKRLERAGKSKWHWSNDVLNAWAMSVVFYGILIAVFGVGLIPYILISAVFGFSLLETVNYLEHYGLLRQKNENGRYERCAPVHSWNSDHIVTNLFLYHLQRHSDHHANPTRRYQTLRSMKGAPNLPSGYASMIGLTYFPPLWRKVMDHRVLDHYDGDITRVNIHPRVRDKVLAKYGDSA